One Peterkaempfera bronchialis DNA window includes the following coding sequences:
- a CDS encoding acyl-CoA dehydrogenase family protein has translation MRRTVFTEDHEAFRATVRDFIAKEVVPVYPEWEKAGHAPRDFYLKLGELGVFGIEVPEEYGGAGMGGFKYQAVVTEETMRAGVSFGSAGVHTGLVLPYLLEYAGEEQKKRWLPGFVSGEIMTAIAMTEPGTGSDLAGITTTARLSEDGTHYVLNGAKTFITGGVQADLMLVVCRTSPATPEDRRAGLSILCVDTRSPGYTVGRKLEKIGLRSSDTAELSFTDVAVPVENLLGEEGRAFSYLTRNLVQERLAIAVGGYASASAAIGFAVQYVKDRKVFGRSVAEFQNTKFVLAECAAEVEAAQAMVDRGLELHETGELTPADAAKLKLFCTEVSARVIDKCLQLHGGYGYILEYPIARLYTDARVTRIYGGTSEVMKTVIAKSLGL, from the coding sequence GTGCGCCGCACCGTTTTCACCGAGGACCACGAGGCATTCCGGGCGACCGTCCGCGACTTCATCGCCAAGGAGGTCGTCCCCGTCTACCCGGAGTGGGAGAAGGCCGGGCACGCGCCTCGCGACTTCTACCTCAAGCTGGGCGAGCTGGGCGTCTTCGGCATCGAGGTGCCCGAGGAGTACGGCGGCGCCGGCATGGGCGGCTTCAAGTACCAGGCCGTGGTCACCGAGGAGACCATGCGCGCCGGGGTGAGCTTCGGCAGCGCGGGCGTGCACACCGGCCTGGTCCTGCCGTACCTCCTGGAGTACGCCGGCGAGGAGCAGAAGAAGCGGTGGCTGCCCGGCTTCGTCTCCGGCGAGATCATGACCGCCATCGCCATGACCGAGCCCGGCACCGGCTCCGACCTGGCCGGGATCACCACCACCGCCAGGCTGTCCGAGGACGGCACCCACTATGTCCTCAACGGCGCCAAGACCTTCATCACCGGCGGTGTCCAGGCCGACCTGATGCTGGTGGTCTGCCGCACCTCCCCGGCCACCCCGGAGGACCGCCGGGCCGGACTGTCGATCCTCTGCGTGGACACCCGCTCACCCGGCTACACGGTGGGCCGCAAGCTGGAGAAGATCGGCCTGCGCTCCTCCGACACCGCCGAGCTGTCCTTCACCGACGTCGCGGTGCCGGTGGAGAACCTGCTGGGCGAGGAGGGCAGGGCCTTCTCCTACCTCACCCGCAACCTGGTCCAGGAGCGCCTGGCCATCGCGGTCGGCGGCTATGCCTCCGCCTCCGCCGCGATCGGCTTCGCCGTGCAGTACGTCAAGGACCGCAAGGTCTTCGGCCGCAGTGTGGCCGAGTTCCAGAACACCAAGTTCGTGCTCGCCGAGTGCGCCGCCGAGGTCGAGGCCGCCCAGGCGATGGTGGACCGCGGCCTGGAGCTGCACGAGACCGGCGAGCTGACCCCGGCCGACGCCGCCAAGCTGAAACTGTTCTGCACCGAGGTCTCCGCCCGGGTGATCGACAAGTGCCTCCAGCTGCACGGCGGGTACGGGTACATCCTGGAATACCCCATCGCACGGCTCTACACGGACGCCCGGGTCACCCGCATCTACGGCGGCACCAGCGAGGTCATGAAGACCGTCATCGCCAAGTCCCTCGGCCTGTAG
- a CDS encoding DUF1876 domain-containing protein, which yields MRTETRTRSRSETQPVVGWHVEMEFSEHADRTKAAALLRLQDGSEIRAHGHATRHPDDPVQQRVGEEVAAARALNDLARQLLAKAGGEIEEVTHLRAYLAM from the coding sequence ATGCGGACGGAGACGCGGACCCGGTCGAGGAGCGAGACTCAGCCGGTCGTCGGTTGGCATGTGGAGATGGAGTTCAGCGAACACGCTGACCGGACCAAGGCGGCGGCCCTGCTGAGACTCCAGGACGGAAGCGAGATCAGGGCGCATGGGCATGCGACCCGCCACCCCGACGACCCGGTGCAGCAGCGGGTCGGCGAGGAGGTGGCCGCGGCGCGGGCGCTGAACGACCTGGCCCGGCAACTGCTGGCCAAGGCGGGCGGGGAGATCGAGGAGGTCACCCACCTGCGGGCCTACCTGGCCATGTGA
- a CDS encoding MarR family winged helix-turn-helix transcriptional regulator produces MRTTPEEALRLENQVCFALHAANRAFGSVYRVLLRDTGLTYPQYLVMLVLWEHGETTVKGLGEALRLDSGTLSPLLKRLEAAGLVERRRSPQDERSVSVNLTPAGAELRHRACEVPLRIAASTGLTLEGMAELRTRLNALTHALDAAVETAAADDAAADEEPGAV; encoded by the coding sequence ATGAGGACCACCCCAGAGGAAGCCCTGCGGCTGGAGAACCAGGTCTGCTTCGCCCTGCACGCGGCCAACCGCGCCTTCGGCAGCGTCTACCGGGTGCTCCTCAGGGACACCGGGCTGACCTACCCGCAGTACCTGGTGATGCTGGTGCTCTGGGAGCACGGCGAGACCACCGTCAAGGGGCTCGGCGAGGCCCTGCGGCTGGACTCCGGGACCCTCTCGCCGCTGCTCAAGCGGCTGGAGGCAGCCGGTTTGGTGGAGCGCCGCCGCAGCCCGCAGGACGAGCGCTCCGTCTCCGTCAACCTCACCCCTGCCGGGGCGGAGCTGCGGCACCGGGCCTGCGAGGTGCCGCTGCGGATCGCCGCCTCCACCGGCCTGACCCTGGAGGGGATGGCCGAGCTCCGCACCCGCCTCAACGCCCTCACCCACGCACTGGACGCGGCGGTCGAGACCGCAGCCGCCGATGATGCCGCCGCCGACGAGGAGCCCGGGGCCGTCTGA
- a CDS encoding acylphosphatase, whose translation MIRRHVRVSGSVQGVCYRDGCRRTATEQGVAGWVRNLPDGSVEAVFEGRPDAVERLVGWAHHGPPAARVERVEVSPEEPEGLIGFAVLPMP comes from the coding sequence ATGATCCGCAGGCATGTCAGGGTGTCCGGGAGTGTGCAGGGGGTCTGCTACCGCGACGGCTGCCGCAGGACGGCCACCGAGCAGGGTGTCGCCGGATGGGTGCGCAACCTCCCCGACGGCAGTGTGGAGGCCGTCTTCGAAGGGCGGCCCGACGCGGTGGAGCGCCTGGTCGGCTGGGCGCACCACGGCCCGCCCGCCGCCCGGGTGGAGCGGGTCGAGGTGTCCCCCGAGGAGCCGGAGGGCCTGATCGGCTTCGCGGTACTGCCCATGCCCTGA
- a CDS encoding thiolase family protein: MRDAVIVDAVRSPVGRRGGALAGIHPADLSAHVLRALAERTGLDPALVDDVVWGCVSQVGEQTACIGRYAVLAAGWPEEVPAVTVDRQCGSSQQAVHQAAAGVVSGQYDIAVAGGVESMTRVPMGSSWGGGLGEPYGPLARARYGGIEFNQGVGAEMIAAEYGLTRGELDRYALDSHAKAARAIDEGRFQGQITPVPVTGADGKDGGDGAEGVGGADGERLFTTDEGVRRGSTAEQLAALKTPFRADGVVSAGNASQISDGSAALLVTTGEIAARHGWTPIARVHTATVVGADPVTMLKGPIPATAKVLKRSGLSLGDFGAFEVNEAFASVTLAWLKETGADPALLNPNGGAIALGHPLGGSGARLMTTLVHHMRDNGIRYGLQTMCEGGGMANATVLELL; the protein is encoded by the coding sequence ATGCGTGACGCAGTCATCGTCGACGCCGTACGCTCCCCCGTCGGCCGCCGAGGCGGAGCCCTGGCCGGGATCCACCCGGCCGACCTCTCCGCCCATGTCCTGCGCGCCCTGGCCGAGCGCACCGGCCTGGACCCGGCGCTGGTGGACGACGTGGTCTGGGGCTGCGTCTCCCAGGTCGGCGAGCAGACCGCCTGCATCGGCCGCTATGCGGTGCTGGCGGCCGGCTGGCCGGAGGAGGTGCCCGCGGTCACCGTCGACCGGCAGTGCGGCTCCTCCCAGCAGGCGGTGCACCAGGCCGCCGCCGGGGTGGTCTCCGGCCAGTACGACATCGCGGTGGCCGGCGGCGTGGAGTCGATGACCCGGGTGCCGATGGGCTCCTCCTGGGGCGGCGGTCTGGGCGAGCCGTACGGGCCGCTGGCCCGCGCCCGCTACGGCGGCATCGAGTTCAACCAGGGCGTCGGCGCGGAGATGATCGCCGCCGAGTACGGGCTGACCCGGGGCGAGCTGGACCGCTATGCGCTGGACTCGCACGCCAAGGCGGCTCGGGCGATCGACGAGGGGCGCTTCCAGGGGCAGATCACGCCGGTCCCGGTGACCGGCGCGGACGGTAAGGACGGCGGGGACGGCGCGGAGGGCGTGGGGGGCGCAGACGGCGAGCGGCTCTTCACCACCGACGAGGGCGTGCGGCGCGGCTCCACCGCCGAGCAGTTGGCGGCGCTGAAGACGCCGTTCCGGGCGGACGGGGTGGTCTCCGCAGGCAATGCCTCGCAGATCTCGGACGGCTCGGCGGCGCTGCTGGTCACCACCGGCGAGATCGCCGCCCGCCACGGCTGGACCCCGATCGCCCGGGTGCACACCGCGACCGTGGTCGGCGCCGACCCGGTCACCATGCTCAAGGGCCCGATCCCGGCCACCGCCAAGGTGCTCAAGCGGTCCGGGCTGTCGCTGGGCGACTTCGGCGCCTTCGAGGTCAACGAGGCGTTCGCCTCGGTCACCCTGGCGTGGCTGAAGGAGACCGGGGCCGACCCTGCGCTGCTCAACCCGAACGGCGGCGCCATCGCGCTGGGCCACCCGCTGGGCGGTTCCGGCGCCCGGCTGATGACCACCCTGGTGCACCACATGCGGGACAACGGCATCCGCTACGGCCTCCAGACCATGTGCGAGGGCGGCGGCATGGCCAACGCCACCGTGCTCGAACTGCTCTGA
- a CDS encoding organic hydroperoxide resistance protein — translation MDALYTAVATANGREGRAVSSDGQLDLPLAMPEGLGGNGQGTNPEQLFAAGYAACFASALALVGRQAKVDTKDASVTAEVSIGKVGEGFGLAVVLRVELPDALHGETGELLVKRAHEVCPYSNATRGNIPVELVVE, via the coding sequence ATGGACGCGCTCTACACCGCTGTCGCCACCGCCAACGGCCGCGAGGGAAGGGCCGTGAGCTCCGACGGGCAGCTGGACCTGCCGCTGGCCATGCCCGAGGGGCTCGGCGGCAACGGGCAGGGCACCAACCCCGAGCAGCTCTTCGCCGCCGGCTACGCGGCCTGCTTCGCCAGCGCGCTGGCCCTGGTCGGCCGGCAGGCCAAGGTCGACACCAAGGACGCCTCGGTGACCGCCGAGGTCTCCATCGGCAAGGTCGGCGAGGGCTTCGGGCTCGCCGTCGTGCTGCGGGTGGAGCTGCCGGACGCACTGCACGGCGAGACCGGCGAGCTGCTGGTGAAGCGGGCCCACGAGGTCTGCCCCTACTCCAACGCCACCCGCGGCAACATCCCGGTCGAGCTCGTGGTGGAGTGA
- a CDS encoding TetR/AcrR family transcriptional regulator, whose product MDADVDVDTRRPPGHQALLEAARQEFAERGYGSTSIRDIAQRAGVSLSALYHYYGGKQELLFALLDEGMDRYRQACDAALADAGDDPAERLEALVEATVRFRAGQRDRSSIELTEDRSLNDEQRAHFRRRQAAATRMFQQVIEDGRACSLFLTPYPDDARRAVLAMCNAVAQWYRPEGALAVDDLVERYVSLALTLVEYHPRRARRTP is encoded by the coding sequence ATGGACGCGGACGTGGACGTGGACACCCGGCGGCCCCCGGGCCACCAGGCCCTGCTGGAGGCCGCCCGCCAGGAGTTCGCCGAGCGCGGCTACGGCTCCACCTCGATCCGCGACATCGCCCAGCGGGCCGGTGTCAGCCTCTCCGCGCTGTACCACTACTACGGCGGCAAGCAGGAGCTGCTGTTCGCCCTGCTCGACGAGGGCATGGACCGCTATCGGCAGGCCTGCGACGCCGCGCTCGCCGACGCCGGCGACGACCCCGCCGAGCGGCTGGAGGCCCTGGTCGAGGCCACCGTCCGGTTCCGGGCCGGACAGCGTGACCGCAGCTCCATCGAACTCACCGAGGACCGCAGCCTCAACGACGAGCAGCGCGCTCACTTCCGCCGCCGCCAGGCTGCCGCCACCCGGATGTTCCAACAGGTCATCGAGGACGGCCGGGCCTGCTCCCTCTTTCTCACCCCCTATCCCGACGACGCCCGCCGCGCGGTGCTCGCGATGTGCAACGCCGTCGCCCAGTGGTACCGCCCCGAGGGCGCGCTCGCCGTCGACGACCTGGTCGAGCGCTATGTCTCGCTGGCCCTCACCCTGGTCGAGTACCACCCCCGCCGGGCCCGCCGCACGCCCTGA
- a CDS encoding Fpg/Nei family DNA glycosylase, translating to MPESPEVQALADHLRERSAGRAVARVEVAAFQALKTFDPPPTALHGRTVTDVTRHGKFLDLDADGLHLVLHLARAGWIRRQESMPATPPKPGRGPLALRLLLDDGSGWQVTEQGTTKRLAAYVVRDPAEVPGIARLGPDPLADGFSRDDLAAVAAGRGVRLKGLLTDQSLLAGVGNAYSDEVLHTARLSPYAIAAKLDDEQLDRLYEALRSVLRDALERARGLAAGELKAEKKAGLRVHGRAGEPCPVCGDTVRQVVFAESSLQYCPTCQTRGRVLADRRLSRLLK from the coding sequence ATGCCGGAGTCGCCCGAAGTCCAGGCGCTCGCCGACCACCTCCGCGAGCGGTCGGCGGGCCGCGCCGTGGCCCGGGTGGAGGTCGCCGCCTTCCAGGCGCTCAAGACCTTCGACCCGCCGCCGACGGCGCTGCACGGCCGCACCGTCACCGATGTCACCCGGCACGGCAAGTTCCTGGACCTCGACGCGGACGGCCTCCACCTGGTCCTCCACCTGGCGCGGGCGGGGTGGATCCGCCGGCAGGAGTCCATGCCGGCCACGCCGCCGAAGCCGGGTCGGGGGCCGCTCGCCCTGCGGCTGCTGCTGGACGACGGCTCGGGCTGGCAGGTGACCGAGCAGGGCACCACCAAGCGGCTGGCCGCCTATGTCGTACGCGACCCGGCCGAGGTCCCCGGCATCGCCCGGCTCGGTCCCGACCCGCTGGCCGACGGCTTCTCCCGGGACGACCTGGCGGCGGTCGCGGCCGGGCGCGGCGTCCGCCTCAAGGGGCTGCTCACCGACCAGTCGCTGCTCGCCGGCGTGGGCAACGCCTACTCCGACGAGGTGCTGCACACGGCCCGGCTGTCCCCGTACGCCATCGCCGCGAAGCTCGACGACGAGCAGCTGGACCGGCTGTACGAGGCGCTGCGCTCGGTGCTGCGGGACGCCCTGGAGCGGGCCCGGGGGCTGGCCGCCGGGGAGCTCAAGGCGGAGAAGAAGGCGGGCCTGCGGGTGCACGGCCGGGCGGGCGAGCCCTGTCCGGTCTGCGGCGACACCGTCCGCCAGGTGGTCTTCGCCGAGTCGTCGTTGCAGTACTGCCCCACCTGCCAGACCCGGGGCCGGGTGCTGGCCGACCGCCGGCTCTCGCGGCTGCTCAAGTAA
- a CDS encoding GNAT family N-acetyltransferase: protein MAQPVPEPVPEHAPRPTVRPCTAEDHGAVLALVDADRLPGQPVCTAEMLHAALSRTAVLETGWWSEIEPPRTDVLLGAEGQVTGVVCWSVRPRDGAGIVLWLHGREHPGTVRHLVDHALASLGEHRPAHAFASASPLTLGLPALPVTHRPATDRALRDAGFGPAASWRYMRHTRSGSAPAEAYPLAEVISQGEAGWRLKVRSHDGPPAAEATVDAPVDGIGAVRWIGVEAAHRDNGLGSTLLQQALRTLYGNGAREVILYVDDQPVGGVDDRTAANRLYDAAGFTEIDRLLSYVRP from the coding sequence ATGGCCCAGCCCGTTCCCGAGCCCGTTCCCGAGCACGCACCCCGGCCGACCGTACGGCCCTGCACCGCCGAGGACCACGGGGCGGTGCTGGCCCTGGTCGACGCCGACCGGCTCCCCGGCCAGCCGGTCTGCACGGCGGAGATGCTGCACGCCGCGCTCTCCCGCACCGCCGTGCTGGAGACCGGCTGGTGGTCCGAGATCGAGCCGCCCCGCACCGATGTGCTGCTCGGGGCCGAGGGGCAGGTCACCGGGGTGGTCTGCTGGAGCGTACGGCCCAGGGACGGCGCCGGGATCGTGCTCTGGCTGCACGGGCGGGAACACCCCGGCACGGTCCGCCACCTGGTGGACCACGCGCTGGCGTCGCTCGGCGAGCACCGGCCCGCCCATGCCTTCGCCTCCGCCTCGCCGCTGACCCTGGGGCTGCCCGCCCTGCCCGTCACCCACCGCCCGGCCACCGACCGGGCACTGCGCGACGCCGGGTTCGGGCCGGCGGCCTCCTGGCGCTATATGCGCCACACCCGCAGCGGCAGCGCACCCGCCGAGGCGTACCCGCTCGCCGAGGTGATCAGCCAGGGCGAGGCCGGCTGGCGGCTGAAGGTCCGCTCGCACGACGGCCCGCCGGCCGCCGAGGCGACGGTTGACGCCCCGGTGGACGGGATCGGCGCCGTCCGGTGGATCGGCGTGGAGGCGGCCCACCGCGACAACGGCCTCGGGAGCACCCTGCTCCAGCAGGCCCTGCGCACCCTGTACGGGAACGGCGCCCGGGAGGTCATCCTGTACGTGGACGACCAGCCCGTCGGCGGCGTGGACGACCGCACCGCCGCCAACCGCCTCTACGACGCGGCGGGCTTCACCGAGATCGACCGGCTGCTCTCCTACGTGCGGCCCTGA
- a CDS encoding CapA family protein, which yields MTVTVALAGDTMLGRGVAARLAAGGRGRELFAEEVRAALADADLFVLNLECCISERGERWPQPGKRFFFRAPPCAAEVLAELGVDCVTLANNHALDYGFDALADTLARLGEVGVRAVGAGPEVGAARAFQVLEAAGTRLAVLGVADHPEDFAATPDRPGTAWADLHGGAPGWLEELVVRASAAADAVLVTPHWGPNMTARPPPHVRRAACALLDAGATLVSGHSAHVFHGVAHSILHDMGDFIDDYAVHPALRNDLGLLFLATLDAPPGGRCRPVRLEALPLLLEPGRTSAAHGEAWEWVCERFACACSEFGTSTATRGDRLVVDWS from the coding sequence ATGACCGTCACCGTGGCGCTGGCGGGCGACACCATGCTCGGGCGCGGCGTCGCGGCCCGGCTGGCCGCCGGGGGGCGCGGCCGGGAGCTGTTCGCCGAGGAGGTGCGCGCCGCCCTGGCCGATGCCGACCTCTTCGTACTCAACCTGGAGTGCTGCATCTCGGAGCGCGGCGAACGCTGGCCGCAGCCGGGGAAGCGGTTCTTCTTCCGGGCCCCGCCGTGTGCGGCCGAGGTGCTGGCCGAGCTGGGCGTGGACTGCGTGACGCTGGCGAACAACCATGCGCTGGACTACGGCTTCGACGCCCTCGCCGACACCCTGGCCCGGCTCGGCGAGGTCGGGGTCCGCGCGGTCGGCGCCGGGCCCGAGGTGGGAGCGGCCCGCGCGTTCCAGGTGCTGGAGGCGGCCGGGACACGGCTGGCGGTGCTGGGGGTCGCCGACCACCCGGAGGACTTCGCGGCCACCCCGGACCGCCCCGGCACGGCCTGGGCCGACCTCCACGGGGGCGCTCCCGGCTGGCTGGAGGAACTGGTGGTACGGGCGTCCGCAGCGGCCGACGCGGTACTGGTCACCCCGCACTGGGGGCCCAATATGACCGCCCGCCCGCCCCCGCATGTGCGGCGCGCCGCCTGCGCGCTGCTGGACGCGGGCGCCACCCTGGTCTCCGGCCACTCGGCGCATGTCTTCCACGGGGTGGCCCACAGCATCCTGCACGACATGGGCGACTTCATCGACGACTACGCCGTGCACCCCGCCCTCCGCAACGACCTGGGGCTGCTCTTCCTGGCCACCCTGGACGCCCCGCCCGGGGGCCGCTGCCGCCCGGTCCGGCTGGAGGCGCTGCCGCTGCTGCTGGAGCCCGGCCGCACCTCCGCCGCGCACGGGGAGGCCTGGGAGTGGGTCTGCGAGCGGTTCGCCTGCGCCTGCTCGGAGTTCGGGACCAGCACGGCGACGCGGGGGGACCGGCTGGTGGTGGACTGGAGCTGA
- a CDS encoding lipid II:glycine glycyltransferase FemX: MSLRLSTISREEHLAYIQSLPSASHMQVPAWGGVKAEWRPESIGWFDEQNRLVGVGLVLYRQLPKLKRFLAYLPEGPVINWFDPDLERWLQPMLAHLKSQGAFSVKMGPPVIIRRWNADVIKQAIAGKTAKRLRDVEASAYEPRAFEVVDRLRRMGWQQNDDEDGGGFSAGQPRYVFQVPMEGRTTDDVLKGMNQQWRRNIKKSEKAGVQVSLGRFEDLPIFHELYKETGERDHFIPRPLSYFQGMWKALNAETPDTMRLYLAAHEGEVLAATTMLRTGNHIWYSYGASTVRKREVQPSNAIQWQMMRDAHAMGARVYDLRGISDTLDEENHLFGLIRFKVGTGGQAAEYLGEWDFPLSKVLQKAFDMYMTSRAVAR, encoded by the coding sequence ATGAGCCTGCGTCTGAGCACCATCAGCCGTGAGGAGCACCTGGCCTACATCCAGAGCCTGCCCTCCGCCAGCCATATGCAGGTACCGGCGTGGGGCGGTGTGAAGGCGGAGTGGCGCCCGGAGTCCATCGGCTGGTTCGACGAGCAGAACCGGCTGGTCGGCGTGGGGCTGGTGCTCTACCGCCAGCTGCCGAAGCTCAAGCGCTTCCTGGCCTACCTGCCCGAGGGGCCGGTGATCAACTGGTTCGACCCCGACCTGGAGCGCTGGCTTCAGCCGATGCTGGCGCACCTGAAGTCGCAGGGCGCCTTCTCGGTGAAGATGGGCCCGCCGGTCATCATCCGGCGCTGGAACGCGGACGTCATCAAGCAGGCCATCGCGGGCAAGACCGCCAAGCGGCTGCGCGATGTGGAGGCGAGCGCCTATGAGCCGCGCGCCTTCGAGGTGGTGGACCGGCTGCGGCGGATGGGCTGGCAGCAGAACGACGACGAGGACGGCGGCGGCTTCTCCGCCGGCCAGCCCCGCTATGTCTTCCAGGTCCCGATGGAGGGGCGCACCACGGACGACGTGCTCAAGGGCATGAACCAGCAGTGGCGCCGCAACATCAAGAAGAGCGAGAAGGCCGGCGTCCAGGTCTCCCTCGGCCGCTTCGAGGACCTGCCGATCTTCCATGAGCTCTACAAGGAGACCGGCGAGCGCGACCACTTCATCCCGCGCCCGCTCTCCTACTTCCAGGGCATGTGGAAGGCGCTCAACGCCGAGACGCCGGACACCATGCGGCTCTACCTGGCGGCCCATGAGGGCGAGGTGCTGGCCGCCACCACCATGCTCCGTACCGGCAACCACATCTGGTACTCCTATGGCGCCTCCACCGTCCGCAAGCGGGAGGTCCAGCCGAGCAATGCGATCCAGTGGCAGATGATGCGGGACGCCCATGCCATGGGTGCGCGCGTGTACGACCTGCGGGGCATCAGCGACACGCTTGACGAGGAGAACCACCTCTTCGGTCTCATCCGCTTCAAGGTGGGCACCGGAGGTCAGGCGGCCGAGTACCTGGGTGAGTGGGACTTCCCGCTGAGCAAGGTGTTGCAGAAGGCTTTCGACATGTATATGACGAGCCGAGCAGTGGCCCGCTGA
- a CDS encoding DEAD/DEAH box helicase, whose translation MSRSGTSGSAASRTAASRTAASSTAASSPAASSPAASRTGSAAPALPPVASFADLDMPRALLTTLTREGVTAPFPIQAAALPNALAGRDVLGRGRTGSGKTLTFGLALLARIAGQRAEPGRPLALVLVPTRELAQQVTDALAPYTQAVRLRAATVVGGLSISRQAQTLRRGAELVVATPGRLKDLIERGDCRLDQVGITVLDEADQMADMGFLPQVTQLLAQVRPDGQRMLFSATLDRDVDRLVRRFLTDPVTHSVDPSAAAVSTMEHHVLHIADTDKRAATARIAARDGRVIMFLDTKRGADRLVRDLLASGVRAAALHGGKSQPQRNRTLEQFRDGHVTALIATNVAARGIHIDGLDLVVNVDPPADHKDYLHRGGRTARAGESGTVVTLVLPSQRRDMKRLMATAGITPHTARVHSADPELARLTGARTPSGVPVTIAAPAPEAPRRRPSGERGRRPGRARGPFRGSSAGAQGRRGGAGAGESGATDRAPAVRTRRAR comes from the coding sequence ATGTCCCGCTCCGGTACCTCCGGCTCGGCCGCGTCCCGTACCGCCGCGTCCCGTACCGCCGCGTCCAGCACCGCCGCATCCAGCCCCGCCGCGTCCAGCCCTGCCGCGTCCCGCACCGGCAGCGCCGCTCCGGCCCTTCCGCCGGTGGCCTCCTTCGCCGACCTGGACATGCCCCGGGCGCTGCTCACCACCCTGACCCGGGAAGGCGTCACCGCGCCCTTCCCCATCCAGGCGGCGGCCCTGCCGAACGCGCTGGCCGGCCGTGACGTCCTCGGCCGGGGCCGCACCGGATCGGGCAAGACCCTCACCTTCGGCCTGGCCCTGCTGGCCCGCATCGCCGGGCAGCGCGCCGAGCCCGGCCGCCCGCTGGCCCTGGTCCTGGTCCCCACCCGGGAACTCGCCCAGCAGGTCACCGACGCCCTCGCCCCCTACACGCAGGCGGTACGGCTGCGGGCGGCGACCGTGGTCGGCGGACTCTCCATCTCCCGCCAGGCCCAGACGCTGCGCCGAGGCGCCGAACTGGTGGTGGCCACCCCCGGGCGGCTGAAGGACCTGATCGAGCGCGGCGACTGCCGGCTGGACCAGGTGGGCATCACCGTGCTGGACGAGGCCGACCAGATGGCCGACATGGGCTTCCTGCCGCAGGTCACCCAGCTGCTGGCGCAGGTGCGGCCGGACGGGCAGCGGATGCTCTTCTCCGCCACCCTGGACCGCGATGTGGACCGCCTGGTGCGCCGCTTCCTCACCGACCCGGTGACCCATTCGGTCGACCCGTCCGCTGCGGCGGTCTCCACGATGGAGCACCATGTGCTGCACATCGCGGACACCGACAAGCGGGCCGCCACCGCCCGGATCGCCGCCCGCGACGGTCGGGTGATCATGTTCCTGGACACCAAGCGCGGCGCGGACCGCCTGGTGCGCGACCTGCTCGCCTCCGGAGTCCGCGCGGCGGCGCTGCACGGCGGCAAGTCCCAGCCGCAGCGCAACCGCACTCTGGAGCAGTTCCGCGACGGGCATGTCACCGCGCTGATCGCCACCAATGTGGCCGCGCGCGGCATCCACATCGACGGCCTTGACCTGGTCGTCAACGTCGACCCCCCGGCCGACCACAAGGACTATCTGCACCGAGGCGGCCGCACCGCCCGGGCCGGCGAGTCCGGCACCGTGGTCACCCTGGTGCTGCCCAGCCAGCGCCGCGACATGAAGCGGCTGATGGCCACGGCCGGCATCACCCCGCACACCGCACGCGTCCACTCCGCCGACCCCGAGCTGGCCCGCCTCACCGGCGCCCGCACCCCCAGCGGGGTGCCCGTCACCATCGCGGCCCCGGCCCCCGAGGCGCCCCGGCGCCGTCCCTCCGGGGAGCGCGGCCGCAGGCCGGGCCGGGCCCGTGGCCCGTTCCGGGGCTCCTCCGCCGGTGCCCAGGGACGGCGCGGCGGTGCGGGCGCGGGCGAGTCCGGCGCGACCGACCGGGCCCCGGCCGTCCGCACCCGCCGCGCCCGCTGA
- a CDS encoding universal stress protein, with product MADEVGRQGFEYGVDGPKTIVTGVDGSDSSWRAVAYAAGLARRQGALLVLVYVQPVVTASAAGVGGTLLEVGQQVAEDLLQHIRQAVKRFGDHRSIRWEFHTFPGDPYTGLLTTADELRADAVVVGASEQAGHRIVGSVAVRLVKAGRWPVTVVP from the coding sequence GTGGCGGACGAAGTGGGCAGACAGGGTTTCGAGTACGGCGTCGACGGTCCCAAGACGATCGTGACCGGCGTGGACGGCTCGGACTCCTCCTGGCGTGCCGTCGCCTATGCCGCGGGTCTCGCCCGCCGGCAGGGAGCGCTGCTGGTCCTGGTCTATGTGCAGCCCGTGGTCACGGCGTCGGCCGCAGGCGTGGGCGGCACCCTGCTGGAGGTGGGCCAGCAGGTCGCCGAGGATCTGTTGCAGCACATCCGGCAGGCGGTGAAGCGCTTCGGCGACCACCGGAGCATCCGCTGGGAGTTCCACACCTTCCCCGGCGACCCCTACACCGGGCTGCTGACCACCGCCGACGAGCTGCGGGCGGACGCCGTGGTGGTCGGCGCCTCCGAGCAGGCCGGGCACCGCATCGTCGGCTCGGTGGCGGTGCGTCTGGTCAAGGCCGGGCGCTGGCCGGTCACCGTGGTGCCCTGA